The Pseudomonas nunensis genome includes the window CGCATCCTCACGGATGAAGTGGTCGGTGAAGCCGCCACCGCGCTGTTCGCTGATGCCCAGGAAATGCTCGCCAAGCTGATCGACGAGAAACTCATCAGCGCGCGTGCGGTGTTCGGTTTCTGGCCGGCCAACCAAGTGCGCGAGGACGACATCGAAGTCTACGGCGATGACGGCAAGCCGATTGCCAAGTTGCATCACTTGCGCCAGCAGATCATCAAGACCGACGGCAAGCCGAACTTCTCCCTCGCCGACTTCGTCGCGCCGAAGGACAGCGAAATCACTGACTACGTGGGTGGCTTCATCACCACCGCCGGGATCGGTGCCGAAGAAGTGGCCAAGGCGTATCAGGACGCGGGCGACGATTACAACTCGATCATGGTCAAGGCCCTGGCCGACCGTCTGGCCGAGGCTTGCGCCGAGTGGCTGCACCAACAGGTGCGTAAAGAGCACTGGGGTTATGCCAAGGACGAGACGCTGGATAACGACGCACTGATCAAAGAGCAATACACCGGCATCCGCCCTGCCCCCGGCTACCCGGCCTGCCCGGACCACACCGAGAAAGGCACGCTGTTCGCCCTGCTCGACCCCGAAGCCAGCGAAATGCAGGCTGGCCGCAGCGGCGTGTTCCTCACCGAACACTACGCGATGTTCCCGGCAGCGGCGGTCAGCGGCTGGTACTTCGCGCATCCGCAAGCGCAATACTTCGCCGTGGGCAAGATCGACAAAGACCAGGTGCAAAGCTACACCTCGCGCAAAGGCCAGGAACTGAGCGTCACCGAACGCTGGCTGGCACCGAACCTGGGTTACGACAACTAAGCCCCTCGGACTGGCCACAGCTCTGTGGCCACCAGAGATTCCCTGTGGGAGCGAGCTTGCTCGCGATGAGGCCATGACAGTCAAAATCAATGCGACTGTCAGGCCGCCATCGCGAGCAAGCTCGCTCCCACAGTGGTTTCTGGGTGTTCACAAATTCTCGGTTCAACCCTGATCCATTGTGGGAGCGGGCTTGCTCGCGAAGGCGGTGTAACAGTCAACGAAGAGGTTGAATGTGCTGGCCTCTTCGCGAGCAAGCCCGCTCCCACAGGGGTTTGGGGGCGTTCATAAATTCCCGGTTCCGCCCGCCCCCGCAGGATTCCTGCGGATTGTCTATGCTTGCCTGACACACAAACATGACGAGGGATTTATGGACGATCCGGTCGACAACAAGCCGCCAACCTTGTGGCAGATGCTGCATAGCGTGGTCGCGGCAGCATTCGGGGTGCAGAGCGGGAAGAATCGCGCTCGCGACTTCACCCACGGCAAGCCGAGTCATTTCGTGATTCTGGGGATTCTGTTCACCGCAGTCTTCGCGCTGTCGCTGTTCGGCATCGTGAAACTGGTGCTGTTGCTGGCAGGGGTTTAGTGCATCAAGGTTTGCAGGTTGAACGGATAGCGATAGGACGTTGGCCGCCCCTTGGCCGACAGGTGCCGGAAGTTCACCCCGAAATCCGGCGCATCGCCCATGGCCAGCATCCGTCTGGCCTGGGTCTTGTCGATCAATTGCAATAACGGCAGCTGCCGGTCACGGCCACCGTACTGGTTCAAGTCCACGCCCTGATCGATATCGTGCAACTCCACCATCGCCCAGCCACCCAGGGTAAAATGCCCGCCCAACAACACGCTCAAGCGTCCATCAATAATCGCCTGCAACGCCGCGGGCGAGGTATTGAAAGCGCTGAACAGCGCATCCACGCCCGGCTTCCTCCCGGTTTCGGCATACGCCTGCATGGCACCGAACGCCATCTCGTCATTGGCTGACCACACCAGCGACACCTGCGGATAACGCCTGAACAGCATCTTCGCCTGCTCATACGCGCGATCACGAGTCCAGCCGCTGTAGACCAGTTGCCGCAAGCGCACTTCCGGGTGCTCGGCCAAGGCGCGCAGCATGCCTTTCTCGCGCAGTTGCGCCGACGGCGTGATCTTCAGGCCGGAAAACGCCAGCAAGTCGATGGATTGGCCAGGGGCCACTGGAGGATGCTGGCGGATCAGTTCCTTGAGCATCAGGTAGCCGCCCTCCTCATCGTTGGGCACCAGACTGCCCAACCGGTCCGGACGCTCACCCAGCAGGCTCAATTGATTGTCGGTCAGGGACGCATTGACCATGAACAGCTTTACGCCGCTGCCCTGGGCCAGGCGCAGGATTTGCGGGGCGACGTATTGTTCGTTGGCGAACACCAGATAGTCCGGGCGATCAGGTCCCTGCAGCGCCGTGCGCGCCTGGGCAATCGTCAGTTCGGGCATGCGCTGGGAATAGAGAATCCGCAAGTCCATGCCCAAGTCCGTGGCCGCTGCCTGCATGAATTGCCCGTAGCTGACCCAGAACGCTTCATGGGTACTGCCCGGACTCAGGAACAGCACCGATGCCGCCTGGGCGCAGGGTCCGAAGACCGAGCCAAGCGTCAGCAACACACCACACAAATACTTCAACATTAATGGTCCGAGCCCCGAAAATTCGCCGCGCATTATGCCAGCGAACGCCCGAAAAACGGGGTTTATTCCGGTTTTTGTCCGACAATCCGTCGGAACCGGGCCCGGACGGGTCGCTATTGGTGACTGACCCAGAAAACGGCGGTTCCTACGACCAGTATGATCAGGAACAAAATCGCCCAAGCGTCAACGGTACTGTCGCTTTTCCTTGCTTTGGTCGGGTTGCTCATTGCATCGCCTCTTGTCGGTTTTATCGGTGATTGCATAAAGACTCGACCACAGTAAAGACGACGATTGCCCTCACCACAAATAGGGGTTTATTAATAACGGTTCTCGTTAGTCGTTTTGGTTCTTTACATATACTCAAACATCACTTTTGCGCATAACTGCAAACTGGTATCTTGCCCCGGCTCCGTAGGGAGTGCGCGGCCGTGCGCGCAGAATTGCCGAGGCAGTATCGGAAACTTCAGCAAGCGAAAAACGCAACTGGAACCGACCGGCCCAAGCCTGAGAACAGGACTTATATGTACGTATACGACGAGTACGATCAGCGGATCATCGAGGACCGCGTCAAGCAGTTCCGTGATCAGACCCGACGCTATCTGGCAGGCGAGCTGAGCGAAGAAGAATTCCGCCCCCTGCGCCTGCAAAATGGCCTTTATATCCAGCGGTTCGCCCCGATGTTGCGGGTGGCGGTGCCTTACGGCCAACTGACTTCGCGCCAGACGCGAATGATGGCCAAGATTGCCCGTGACTACGACAAGGGCTACGCCCACATCAGTACCCGGCAGAACGTGCAGTTCAACTGGCCGGCGCTGGAAGATATTCCAGACATTCTCGCCGAGTTGGCCACCGTGCAGATGCACGCGATCCAGACCAGCGGCAACTGCCTGCGCAACGTCACCACCGACCAGTTCGCCGGTGTCGCTGCCGACGAATTGATCGACCCGCGTCCATGGTGCGAAATCGTCCGTCAGTGGACTACCTTCCACCCGGAATTCGCTTACCTGCCGCGCAAATTCAAGATCGCCATCAACGGTTCGACTTCCGACCGTGCGGCCATCGAAGTCCATGACATTGGCCTTGAGCCAATGCACAACGCCGCTGGCGAACTGGGTTTCCGTGTGCTGGTCGGTGGCGGCCTGGGCCGTACGCCGGTGGTGGGCGCGTTCATCAATGAGTTCCTGCCGTGGCAGGATCTGTTGAGCTACCTCGACGCCATCCTGCGGGTCTACAACCGCTATGGCCGTCGCGACAACAAGTACAAGGCGCGGATCAAGATCCTGGTCAAAGCCTTGACCCCTGAAGTCTTCGCGCAAAAAGTCGATGCGGAAATGGAACACCTTCGCGGTGGCCAGACCACGCTGACCGAAGCCGAAGTGCATCGCGTCGCCAAGCATTTCGTCGACCCGGATTACAAGGCCCTGGACAACCAGACTGCCGAGTTGGCCGACCTCGACAAACAACACCCGGGTTTCGCCCGCTGGCGTACCCGCAATACCCTGGCCCACAAGAAGCCGGGCTATGTGGCGGTGACTCTGTCCCTGAAGCCGACCGGTGTTGCACCGGGCGACATCACCGACAAGCAGCTCGACGCCGTGGCCGACCTGGCCGAGCGTTATAGCTTCGGTCAACTGCGCACCTCCCATGAGCAGAACATCATCCTGGCCGACGTTGAACAGTCCCAACTGTTCGCGATGTGGGGCGAATTGCGCGAGCAAGGTTTCGCCACGCCGAACATCGGCCTGCTGACCGACATCATCTGCTGCCCTGGCGGCGACTTCTGCTCCCTGGCCAACGCCAAGTCGATCCCGATCGCCGAATCGATCCAGCGTCGTTTCGACAACCTGGATTACCTGTTCGACATCGGTGAACTGGACCTGAACATCTCCGGTTGCATGAACGCTTGCGGTCACCACCACGTCGGCCATATCGGCATTCTCGGGGTGGACAAGAAAGGCGAAGAGTTCTACCAGGTGTCCCTGGGTGGCAGCGCCAGCCGTGACGCCAGCCTGGGCAAGATCCTCGGCCCGTCCTTCGCCCAGGAAGCCATGCCTGATGTGATCGAGAAGCTGATCAACGTGTACATCGAACAACGTCACGAAGACGAGCGCTTTATCGACACCTATCAGCGTATTGGTATCGACCTCTTCAAGGAGCGCGTCTATGCAGCGAATCATTAAGAACAACGAAGTCGTCGACGAAACCTGGCACTTGCTGCCCAAGGATTTCAACATCGACGAGATCAGCAACTGCGACGACCTGATCGTGCCGCTGTCGCTGTGGCGCGAACACGGCCGCATGCTCAAGGCCCGCGATGGCGGCCTGGGTGTATGGCTGGACGCCGATGAAGAAGCCGAAGAAATCGGCGAAGACGTGGACAACTTCCAGGTCATCGCCCTGAACTTCCCGGCCTTCACCGATGGCCGCAACTACTCCAACGCCCGTCTGCTGCGTGACCGTTATGGTTTCAAAGGCGAACTGCGGGCGATTGGCGATGTGCTGCGCGACCAGTTGTTCTACCTGCGCCGTTGCGGGTTCGATGCCTTTGCGATTCGCGCCGACAAAGATCCGTACGAAGCCCTTGAAGGTCTCAAGGACTTCTCGGTGACGTATCAGGCCGCCACCGACGAACCGCTGCCGCTGTTCCGTCGCCGCTGATGGCTAAAAGGCCTTGGGCCCTGGCATTGCGCCGGGGCCCGAGGTTTTTTTTCGCCTTCCAGAAAGTCCGTGCTATTGCCCAGATGCACGATAAGTCGTGATGCTTTCTTCGAGCCCGGCCAGCCCCGCAAACGGGTTGTTGGAGTTGATCGCCGGCCACTGCACTTCACGGAACAGATGCTGGCAAAGCGAAGGTGACGCCTCCAGCGTGTCGATCAAGTGCCAGACCCGTTGTTGCAACGGCGCATAGTCCACCATGAAATCCGCCGTGCGCCGCAGCACCGCCAGGGTTTCAAACAGCCGCTCGCTCCCCGCCTCCGCCACCAGTCCCTGCCAGCGCTGAACCTGCAACGCGACCTGCTCCGGCGCAAGCCCCACCAGCCAGGCATCGGGCTGCAGGACGTCGCCGCTGGGCAAGCCCATCCACACGTTGATACCGGTTTGCTGGCGGTGGGTCACGACCCAGCGCAGGGTGTCCTCATCCGATAACGGGTTGCCCGCCAACAGTAGATTCTCTGCGTTCACCGACTGTTTCCTGACCGTTGGCGGAATCCGCGTAATCAGGTTGTCGCGCAACTCCAGACGCTGCAGATACGGGTGATCGAGCACGCCCACCGGGCAAGTCCGGATGCCCGTAGCGCGCAGGTACAAGCGGCGCAAGGCCGGCATCTGCAACACCACCGGCGGCACACCCAGCGGATTGTCACTGAGGTCGAGGGTTTCGAGACGGGTCAATTCGCCGAGCTTGCCGGCGGTTTGCTCAGTCAGCACCAAACCCGTCTCCTGAAGATTCAGGTAAGTGAGCTGCGTCAGTTGGCTGATGGCGTCAGGCAGGTTGGCGTGCGCCCCACCGCCCGGAATGACGACACGCAGGTCGGTCCCTCCCAGGTCCAGCGTACGCAAATTGGGCAGGCACTCCAGGAAACCTGACAGGCTTGCGGGCTGGGACAAGGCGAAATTCGCGGCCGACAGCGCCACGACGTCCGGCAACTTGACGTTCATGGCTGGCAAGCAGTGCAGCTGTTCGAAGTCGAGATCCAGCCGAAAGCCCACGAACTGCCCCTCGAAATACACGCGACTGCCGGTATTGCCGCGTCGCTGCCACAAGGCTTGCAGTTCGTTCGAAAGCTCGATTCGGGTGCGGCGTTCGTACTCGATAGCATCGTTTATGCGCCCGTCATTTTCCTCTTCGATCTCTTCTAGACTCAGCCCTTCGGCGTCCTCCTCGCCCGCTTCGAGCAAATCGATGTCCATATCTTCGGCATCGATTTCGACCCGTTCGATCCAGTCCGCCAGGTCGATACGCAATTGCTGCAACTGATCAGTGAGGCTGGCCAGCCGGGCCTGGACGCTGAGACCTGCGTCGTCAATCCATGCGTCAACCTCTTGCGCGGACATTTGCGGGTAAATTTCCCGGAGCTGCCACTTCACCAGATTCCTCGACAGCGCCTCACCTTGCGCGGTCGCCGGGTAGCCACCACCGCGCAAGCCCATGTTGTCGAATGGCATCCCGACGTCCATTCGGCGCAGCCCCACTTCCAGTTCCGTACGGAGCAGCGCGGCCTCCCTGAGTTTGATCGTCAAGTCCTGCACGGCGTTTTCCGGACGCAAGCCCAAGGCCGAACGCTGCTCAGGCGTCAGCGCTTCGAGTAATGCGCTCGGAAAGTCCAGCGTCTTGCCGGTGACCGGCGGGTTGGCCTGATAGCGCGATCCTTGCTTGATCAATTGCCGATAGTGACCGCCGCTGCGAGGACCGATGCTGTCCAGCACCCGAGGATTCGCCGACGCGCCGTCGAGGATTTCGATGCGGGTCAGCGGCGACCAGCCCGGCAACCGTCGCAGGGAATGCAACGCCAGCACATCGCTGTCGGCGTGCTCCACTGATCGCAGGTACAAACCTTCGTAGGCACGAGTCAGTCGGACATTCAACGCGTATTGCTGCGCCTTGGCGCTCAATTCACTGAGTACACGTTTGGCGTCGGCCGGGGTATGAACCACCTCGATGTCCACGCCCGCGCGGTCCAGCATCTGTTCGATGGCGTTTTTCGGCAACCCGGGATAATGCTGCTGGAACAGCTTCACCCAAGCATGCTCCGAGTGCTGCAGCACGGCGTAGCGTTGCGTGAATAGCTCGGCTGCGTTTGATTCCTGGCGCACCTCCTGGTCAATCCGGAACCGCGCGAGGGTGTCCGCCAGGATCGGCGTCGGTGGACGGCGACCCGCCTGCATCAGAGACAGCAAGTCATTGTCGATATCGCAGACATGTGCAATCTGGCCCAATACTTCATCGCTGAAGGAGGCTGTTTCAGGCCCCAGACCGCGTAGCAGGCGCAGGCGTTCGTTGACGGCGGCGCCTTCGCTGACGATTGCCGGCGCGGGTGCCTCGATCACCTCAGGCTCCCGGACCGTCGCCGCCACTACGTGTTCTTCGGTCTTGAGCGCCACGCCGCCCATCGCGACCGGCAAGGCATTGAGCAAACCGAATACCGTGCGAGTGACCCCGGCCGAGCGTTCATCCGGCGTCTGGCCATCTACCGCTTGCGCCAGCCCATAACCGGCATCGATCAGCCCGGCCAGTGCCAGCAAGCCCTCGGCGCCGGGTACGAACAAGGCCAACGGGCCAAACTTCTCGATCCATTGCGCCACCGGCTCGACCACTGCGCTCAGGTTGTCGCGATTGACCTGGGCATCGTCACGAATGCTTTCGATGCTGGCCTCGGCCGCTTGCTTCATGACCCGCACCCACTGGGCAAATGGATCGGTTGCCGCCCCAGGCACTTGCAGATCAATGTAATCACCCGCCGGCCAGTAACCATCGTTGTTGAAGAATCCATGTCCCTTTTTCAACTGATGCTGGCGAGGGTATGTGGCCATGCCTGCAAGGGCCGTCAGCACACCGGCGTGAAAGGTGCCGTCCTCGCGGTCGTCTTCGGCAAAATGCGCCGCCAGCGCGTGGCGCTTGGTGGCATCGCGACCGCTATCGACCAGCCATGTGCGCAAGGCATGCAGATTTGCAAACTCATGGAACGGTGAAGAGTTTCCCGGCACGTACAGCACAACGCGGCCACTGGCCTTGTCCTTGAAACTCCAGATATCGCTGGAGGTGTAGCGATAGATCATCAGGCGTGCTGCCTCAACCGACGACGGAATCGGCGCCTGCACTTGCAGTTGCTCGACCGTCAGTTGCGCCCAGGTTTGTCGAGGATCAAGTCCGGCGGCGCGCAGCGCCAGGCTCAACCCGGCCTCGCTCAAGCTGTTTTCCTGGCGTTGCAGCCAGGCCGCCATGACAAACGCCGTTTTGACCCCGGTGCGTAACGGATAGGCCGCCGACGCCAGAATCGTCTCGTCGCCGGGCCAGGCATCACGCACATACGCGGCATACAGGTCCTTGAACTCAAGCTCCCATACCCATCGTTTGAACTCCGCCGGTTGCAAGGCCAGTTGTGTGTCCGGGCCGTAGCGCTGTGGTGTGCTTTTCCGGTAGAGGCCTTCGTAATCGCGAAAGCCGCCGCCGGGGTTGATCGACTCGTCGATCTCGACGATCCGCACCTGCGGACCCACTGCCGGCGGCGTGTACAGACCAAAAGCGGTCTCGCCAAAACGGCCAGCGCCCACCGTCTGATAGTTGTTCAGCAGGACCTGAACCAGACTTTGCGAAGTCCGGACCTTGCCCAAATGAACATTGCCGATGGCCGGGTAACCGTAGAAATCGTAATTGAGGTCCACCAGCAGCGCGCTCAAGGGCGCTTCGCCCCAGCGCTGGCGGATCAGTTTCGCCGCGTATTGGGCGGCGGTCATTGGCAAGACCGCGTCCAGCCCGAGATGGGAGAGCACCTCGGTAGCCTTGCCTGAATGTTTGAATGCGTTCATGTGCAATCCTTGCAGTGATCGGGTTCCGTGTTTTGTCTGCGCCGCTTTCAGCGTCCCGCCGTAGCCGGTAGTACCAGCTCGGGATGACGTGCCAGGGCTTGCGATGTCAGTTGCCGGAACAACGTCGAGCGTTCATTCGTGTAATTGGTGACGATGCCGTCCATGCTCTGGGTGAACTGCTCTCGGGTGTAATGCAATTGGCCGTCAAGCTGAGCGAAGGCGAGCGCGCTGCGAATGGTCAGTTCGTCGAATTGCTCGCGATGGGTGCTTTCCAGGTATTCGGTCCAGAACTCCTGAGCCGAGATCCAGTCGAGCAATTGCGTCGTGTGCTCTGCCGCCACCACCTTGGTGTAAGCCCAATCAAGAGTGGGCGGAATCACATCGACACTCAGGCGATTATTCAGCTCTCGCGGCTGGGCGGGCAGGTTCAGGCGTTCGGCCAGGCCAACGCGGAACGCCAGGCTGACTTCCATGGCCTGTTCGCCCGTCAGCGGACCGGTACGT containing:
- a CDS encoding DUF2970 domain-containing protein, which gives rise to MDDPVDNKPPTLWQMLHSVVAAAFGVQSGKNRARDFTHGKPSHFVILGILFTAVFALSLFGIVKLVLLLAGV
- a CDS encoding ABC transporter substrate-binding protein translates to MLKYLCGVLLTLGSVFGPCAQAASVLFLSPGSTHEAFWVSYGQFMQAAATDLGMDLRILYSQRMPELTIAQARTALQGPDRPDYLVFANEQYVAPQILRLAQGSGVKLFMVNASLTDNQLSLLGERPDRLGSLVPNDEEGGYLMLKELIRQHPPVAPGQSIDLLAFSGLKITPSAQLREKGMLRALAEHPEVRLRQLVYSGWTRDRAYEQAKMLFRRYPQVSLVWSANDEMAFGAMQAYAETGRKPGVDALFSAFNTSPAALQAIIDGRLSVLLGGHFTLGGWAMVELHDIDQGVDLNQYGGRDRQLPLLQLIDKTQARRMLAMGDAPDFGVNFRHLSAKGRPTSYRYPFNLQTLMH
- a CDS encoding nitrite/sulfite reductase; this encodes MYVYDEYDQRIIEDRVKQFRDQTRRYLAGELSEEEFRPLRLQNGLYIQRFAPMLRVAVPYGQLTSRQTRMMAKIARDYDKGYAHISTRQNVQFNWPALEDIPDILAELATVQMHAIQTSGNCLRNVTTDQFAGVAADELIDPRPWCEIVRQWTTFHPEFAYLPRKFKIAINGSTSDRAAIEVHDIGLEPMHNAAGELGFRVLVGGGLGRTPVVGAFINEFLPWQDLLSYLDAILRVYNRYGRRDNKYKARIKILVKALTPEVFAQKVDAEMEHLRGGQTTLTEAEVHRVAKHFVDPDYKALDNQTAELADLDKQHPGFARWRTRNTLAHKKPGYVAVTLSLKPTGVAPGDITDKQLDAVADLAERYSFGQLRTSHEQNIILADVEQSQLFAMWGELREQGFATPNIGLLTDIICCPGGDFCSLANAKSIPIAESIQRRFDNLDYLFDIGELDLNISGCMNACGHHHVGHIGILGVDKKGEEFYQVSLGGSASRDASLGKILGPSFAQEAMPDVIEKLINVYIEQRHEDERFIDTYQRIGIDLFKERVYAANH
- a CDS encoding DUF934 domain-containing protein, producing the protein MQRIIKNNEVVDETWHLLPKDFNIDEISNCDDLIVPLSLWREHGRMLKARDGGLGVWLDADEEAEEIGEDVDNFQVIALNFPAFTDGRNYSNARLLRDRYGFKGELRAIGDVLRDQLFYLRRCGFDAFAIRADKDPYEALEGLKDFSVTYQAATDEPLPLFRRR
- a CDS encoding dermonecrotic toxin domain-containing protein, with product MNAFKHSGKATEVLSHLGLDAVLPMTAAQYAAKLIRQRWGEAPLSALLVDLNYDFYGYPAIGNVHLGKVRTSQSLVQVLLNNYQTVGAGRFGETAFGLYTPPAVGPQVRIVEIDESINPGGGFRDYEGLYRKSTPQRYGPDTQLALQPAEFKRWVWELEFKDLYAAYVRDAWPGDETILASAAYPLRTGVKTAFVMAAWLQRQENSLSEAGLSLALRAAGLDPRQTWAQLTVEQLQVQAPIPSSVEAARLMIYRYTSSDIWSFKDKASGRVVLYVPGNSSPFHEFANLHALRTWLVDSGRDATKRHALAAHFAEDDREDGTFHAGVLTALAGMATYPRQHQLKKGHGFFNNDGYWPAGDYIDLQVPGAATDPFAQWVRVMKQAAEASIESIRDDAQVNRDNLSAVVEPVAQWIEKFGPLALFVPGAEGLLALAGLIDAGYGLAQAVDGQTPDERSAGVTRTVFGLLNALPVAMGGVALKTEEHVVAATVREPEVIEAPAPAIVSEGAAVNERLRLLRGLGPETASFSDEVLGQIAHVCDIDNDLLSLMQAGRRPPTPILADTLARFRIDQEVRQESNAAELFTQRYAVLQHSEHAWVKLFQQHYPGLPKNAIEQMLDRAGVDIEVVHTPADAKRVLSELSAKAQQYALNVRLTRAYEGLYLRSVEHADSDVLALHSLRRLPGWSPLTRIEILDGASANPRVLDSIGPRSGGHYRQLIKQGSRYQANPPVTGKTLDFPSALLEALTPEQRSALGLRPENAVQDLTIKLREAALLRTELEVGLRRMDVGMPFDNMGLRGGGYPATAQGEALSRNLVKWQLREIYPQMSAQEVDAWIDDAGLSVQARLASLTDQLQQLRIDLADWIERVEIDAEDMDIDLLEAGEEDAEGLSLEEIEEENDGRINDAIEYERRTRIELSNELQALWQRRGNTGSRVYFEGQFVGFRLDLDFEQLHCLPAMNVKLPDVVALSAANFALSQPASLSGFLECLPNLRTLDLGGTDLRVVIPGGGAHANLPDAISQLTQLTYLNLQETGLVLTEQTAGKLGELTRLETLDLSDNPLGVPPVVLQMPALRRLYLRATGIRTCPVGVLDHPYLQRLELRDNLITRIPPTVRKQSVNAENLLLAGNPLSDEDTLRWVVTHRQQTGINVWMGLPSGDVLQPDAWLVGLAPEQVALQVQRWQGLVAEAGSERLFETLAVLRRTADFMVDYAPLQQRVWHLIDTLEASPSLCQHLFREVQWPAINSNNPFAGLAGLEESITTYRASGQ